Proteins from one Listeria weihenstephanensis genomic window:
- a CDS encoding class I SAM-dependent methyltransferase, whose product MNKKTEKIVACMLRDKASDEIQTVQTGHRIKLAEFWDIKEGDRVLEVGCGQGDTTAVLAYHVGKTGSVYAVDIASPGYGAPFTLAQSTYYLLQSELGSRIEFKLETDILRGDLAFEAETFDVAVISHASWYFKSKTELLEMLRVLKKWAKRICFAEWNPHLTDARQESHLLAVLVQAQYEAFKSETESNVRTFITPDDIAEMAQSQGWQVTSEGDIWTREMQDASWEASFVVHHIAEEIAKQEALPAKFKELLLTQTKLIDIDNVLPMSSYCCVIED is encoded by the coding sequence ATGAACAAAAAAACAGAAAAAATAGTGGCGTGCATGCTTCGAGACAAGGCTTCAGATGAGATTCAAACGGTACAAACAGGACATCGCATCAAACTTGCGGAATTCTGGGATATAAAAGAAGGCGATCGCGTGCTGGAGGTAGGTTGTGGACAAGGTGATACGACGGCAGTATTGGCATATCATGTCGGCAAAACTGGCTCTGTGTATGCGGTCGACATTGCGTCCCCGGGTTACGGTGCACCATTTACATTGGCGCAATCGACGTATTATTTGTTGCAGTCTGAACTTGGAAGCCGCATCGAATTTAAGCTAGAAACGGATATTCTGCGTGGTGATTTGGCGTTTGAAGCCGAAACGTTCGACGTCGCAGTCATCTCGCATGCGTCCTGGTATTTCAAATCCAAAACCGAGCTTCTAGAAATGTTGCGCGTCCTGAAAAAATGGGCGAAACGGATTTGTTTTGCGGAATGGAATCCACATCTCACCGACGCGCGTCAAGAATCGCATTTGCTAGCCGTATTAGTGCAAGCGCAATATGAGGCGTTTAAGTCCGAAACAGAATCGAATGTGCGGACATTTATCACGCCAGATGATATCGCGGAAATGGCGCAGAGTCAAGGTTGGCAGGTGACGAGTGAAGGTGATATTTGGACGCGGGAAATGCAAGATGCCAGTTGGGAGGCCTCGTTTGTCGTCCATCATATCGCGGAGGAAATCGCAAAACAAGAGGCGTTACCGGCGAAGTTTAAGGAGTTGCTGTTAACGCAGACGAAACTGATTGATATTGATAATGTCTTGCCGATGAGCTCGTATTGTTGCGTGATTGAGGACTAG
- a CDS encoding immunoglobulin-like domain-containing protein, translating to MKKSLVASIIVAASLIFMYLHANPIHAQAANEVDLKPLIEQAGSGTLVLKDKKDVTYIVNAPITNVKCSIQGAPGGSYIKANFKGYGNTQTPYLLTYQTGIANKSVKNVTFNLTLIGRGAIHFEQNNAITVENSAFTGYSKQYGYYKTDSSISFTDSQNIVIKNNRFFDNGYQYGRDTNDLNRAITIQGNKGNQYEISGNEFTRVNQAIVVQGDRIDKLNIHNNAFNSVVDNSMYLLKIPTANIYNNDFNKGQKTSSADEGIVLDGGYFKITNNRVYNVLNKFIAINGNTVRVDITFNHIKNEKTKTRPAVIAWRNNRDYAVGQLNLSNNWIDTDTAPANYDVIPIGKVAKLAIQNNQITLNGLANYQKMFSLLGGAPVDSLAITGNNITPRKGSTLSINAFFLREPLPKIKQLSLVGNHFPGRYPAILNTLKGSVTPNTYRNKSAYMTGRYTGTAVKARLIVNGIPKGWGGKFEKGIFVYYVGAKTNFKLTDKVELIAYNANNKQLDRKRLKIIK from the coding sequence ATGAAAAAATCATTGGTAGCTAGTATTATTGTAGCGGCAAGCCTCATTTTTATGTATCTTCATGCGAACCCAATCCACGCACAAGCGGCGAACGAAGTAGATTTGAAGCCATTAATCGAACAAGCCGGGAGTGGAACCCTCGTTTTGAAGGATAAGAAAGACGTGACCTACATCGTCAATGCACCGATAACCAACGTCAAATGCAGCATCCAAGGCGCGCCAGGTGGTTCTTATATCAAGGCCAACTTCAAAGGCTATGGCAACACCCAGACACCCTACCTCCTGACCTACCAAACTGGAATTGCCAATAAATCCGTGAAAAACGTCACTTTCAATCTCACGCTCATCGGTCGCGGTGCCATCCATTTCGAGCAAAATAACGCAATCACCGTCGAAAATAGCGCATTCACAGGATACTCCAAACAATACGGCTACTACAAAACCGATAGCTCGATTTCCTTCACTGATTCCCAAAATATTGTGATAAAAAACAACCGCTTTTTTGACAATGGTTATCAATACGGAAGAGACACGAACGATCTAAACCGCGCCATCACGATTCAAGGTAATAAAGGAAACCAGTACGAGATTTCCGGCAATGAATTTACACGAGTGAACCAGGCGATTGTTGTTCAAGGTGACAGAATTGACAAGCTGAATATTCATAATAATGCATTTAATAGTGTTGTTGATAATAGTATGTATTTACTGAAAATACCGACCGCGAATATTTACAATAACGACTTCAATAAAGGTCAGAAAACGAGTTCGGCAGACGAAGGCATTGTCCTCGACGGCGGCTATTTCAAGATTACAAACAATCGCGTCTACAACGTCCTAAACAAATTCATCGCAATTAACGGCAATACAGTCCGTGTCGACATAACATTCAACCACATTAAAAATGAAAAAACAAAAACTCGCCCAGCAGTCATCGCATGGAGGAACAATCGAGATTACGCAGTCGGCCAGCTGAACCTCTCCAATAACTGGATTGACACAGATACCGCACCCGCGAATTACGACGTCATCCCAATCGGCAAAGTAGCGAAATTAGCCATCCAAAATAACCAAATCACGCTAAACGGACTTGCCAACTATCAAAAAATGTTCAGCTTATTAGGCGGGGCACCAGTCGATTCCTTAGCCATCACCGGCAATAATATCACACCACGCAAAGGCAGCACCCTCTCAATAAATGCATTTTTCCTACGTGAACCGTTACCGAAAATCAAGCAGTTGTCACTAGTAGGAAACCATTTCCCAGGCCGATATCCAGCGATTTTAAACACATTGAAAGGTAGCGTCACGCCGAATACCTATCGAAATAAGAGCGCCTATATGACAGGCAGATACACTGGAACCGCTGTGAAGGCGCGACTCATTGTCAATGGCATTCCTAAAGGTTGGGGCGGTAAGTTTGAAAAAGGCATTTTCGTGTATTATGTAGGTGCAAAAACGAATTTCAAGCTTACCGATAAAGTAGAATTAATTGCTTATAACGCGAATAATAAACAGTTAGACCGCAAACGGCTGAAAATCATTAAGTAG
- a CDS encoding type II toxin-antitoxin system PemK/MazF family toxin, translating into MVRQGDIIKINLNPKQGYRHYICLSHRLVSDYANIAVFAPISNTSRSYPLYVSLTGTETTGKVLLDQLVTIDYNARKYNYVETVPASLLTKLLETVKVIFQKNEKPTN; encoded by the coding sequence ATGGTAAGACAAGGTGATATCATCAAGATTAACCTAAATCCGAAACAAGGTTATCGCCACTATATTTGCCTCAGCCATCGATTAGTAAGTGACTACGCCAATATTGCTGTCTTTGCTCCTATAAGTAACACGTCGAGATCCTATCCTTTGTATGTTTCCCTAACTGGTACAGAAACTACAGGGAAGGTATTGCTAGATCAACTGGTCACAATAGATTATAATGCTCGCAAATATAATTATGTAGAAACCGTACCAGCTTCTTTGCTCACGAAACTCTTAGAAACGGTAAAAGTTATTTTTCAAAAGAATGAAAAGCCAACTAACTGA
- a CDS encoding Cof-type HAD-IIB family hydrolase, which translates to METVVTDMDGTLLAKGGAVIQPLNKEVLLDWQKRGKKLVLATGRLDLAIMPFIHELGITMPVISCNGALVRDFQKNEILMKSDISYDLLAQVIELVRGFGVDYHVYTTERIVGPTVTGKIAGFVEANKTLPENEKVPLTVTEDVVGEIVRSGEFALKVLVISDDADKRVAVREALAQLPLSVMASGTTLIDIMNVGIDKAHGLAYLDEAGWLDLETTIAFGDNENDIGMIELAKMGVAMENSIPETLAIADYIAGHHDTGGLAQFLLDFEK; encoded by the coding sequence ATGGAAACGGTTGTAACGGATATGGATGGAACACTGCTCGCAAAAGGTGGCGCGGTGATTCAACCCTTAAATAAAGAGGTATTACTAGATTGGCAGAAACGCGGGAAAAAATTAGTGCTGGCAACAGGTCGGCTGGATTTGGCGATTATGCCATTTATTCATGAGCTGGGAATCACGATGCCAGTTATTTCTTGTAACGGCGCGCTTGTTCGCGACTTCCAGAAAAACGAGATATTGATGAAAAGTGATATTTCGTATGATTTACTGGCGCAGGTGATTGAGTTGGTGCGCGGGTTTGGCGTGGATTATCACGTGTACACGACGGAGCGGATTGTTGGGCCAACGGTGACTGGGAAAATTGCGGGGTTCGTCGAGGCGAATAAGACGCTTCCAGAAAATGAAAAGGTTCCGTTGACTGTGACGGAGGATGTCGTTGGTGAAATCGTGCGTTCTGGCGAGTTTGCGCTGAAAGTTCTTGTTATTTCGGATGACGCGGATAAACGTGTGGCGGTGCGCGAAGCATTGGCCCAATTACCGCTTTCCGTGATGGCTTCCGGCACAACGCTGATTGATATTATGAATGTTGGCATCGATAAAGCGCATGGCCTTGCGTATTTGGACGAAGCTGGTTGGCTTGATTTGGAAACAACAATTGCATTTGGCGACAACGAGAATGATATCGGCATGATCGAACTTGCAAAAATGGGCGTGGCGATGGAGAATAGTATTCCAGAGACGCTGGCGATTGCGGATTATATCGCTGGTCATCATGATACCGGTGGACTCGCTCAGTTTTTACTTGATTTTGAGAAGTAA
- a CDS encoding right-handed parallel beta-helix repeat-containing protein encodes MKITKLLKVGAVCSMLVLGFLVLSMTGNKVLATDTSSVLTKGALPLGSTNYAIPADAVFVSPSGSSGGTGTITNPVDTVARAQKIIQTEGRTIVLRAGSYHESLTKDTGAPMWDTGLTIQSYPGEEVWFDGSSAVTGWKKEGAAWVHDNWTIKFDASPTFTKGAPDFTAENWKNINPSYPMAAHPDQIWMNGKAMQQVESLNKLGPNKFYMDYATNKIYLGDDPTNKEVRASDLQIALSMDVPKITVRGVGIRRYAPSVPDLGTVRISEPATGSKLENVIITDSATTGLQISTADVTLQNVTVTNSGLLGIGTNRAHNLKADKLYVANSNLENFNMSPIASGIKLSRSYSTVISNSKIGDNKSVGLWFDEDCYDATVVNNEISNNMSTGIAFELSSLAKIANNRINNNAGYGLHIFNSDQMEVWNNTLTGSPMSILIQQDSRKPEKDRYWAPHVYSKDISWYVNTIKISNNILGLPTKMASPWGGVVALRDETYQRTGNQMGVSLNGNVYYRTGLEGATTLVQWSTKTAGIKDWNSFTNLAAFRKATGQDSRSIEMTENSTPLNTNGFARYDIQQQASAVASPIKHAIAIASDLPSGEKFLGPTPNLLGNLDRVDAKQIIGWAWNPDEPTSISTNLKINIYDEQHVVVDTITTEANQYRADIQKAGFGSGYGGFAYTIDWNKYPKNKKYRVVVFAADNAGVYNPLPNVRYYAN; translated from the coding sequence ATGAAAATCACTAAATTATTAAAAGTTGGAGCGGTCTGCAGCATGTTGGTATTGGGATTTTTGGTATTATCAATGACGGGCAACAAAGTATTGGCAACGGATACATCAAGTGTGCTAACTAAAGGTGCGCTACCGCTAGGATCGACTAATTATGCCATACCAGCCGATGCCGTATTTGTTTCGCCGAGCGGGAGTAGTGGAGGAACTGGAACGATCACCAATCCAGTAGATACGGTCGCCCGTGCTCAAAAAATAATCCAGACAGAAGGACGAACTATTGTATTGCGCGCTGGATCCTATCATGAATCATTAACGAAAGATACAGGCGCGCCGATGTGGGACACGGGTTTGACGATTCAATCGTACCCAGGCGAGGAAGTCTGGTTTGATGGCTCGTCCGCTGTAACAGGGTGGAAAAAGGAAGGCGCGGCTTGGGTTCACGATAATTGGACAATTAAATTTGATGCGAGTCCAACATTTACAAAAGGCGCGCCAGATTTTACAGCGGAGAATTGGAAAAATATTAATCCGAGTTATCCGATGGCGGCCCACCCAGACCAAATTTGGATGAATGGGAAGGCAATGCAACAAGTGGAAAGTCTCAATAAACTAGGGCCGAATAAGTTTTACATGGATTATGCAACTAACAAAATCTATCTTGGTGATGATCCGACAAACAAAGAAGTTCGAGCAAGTGATTTGCAAATAGCGCTATCGATGGATGTTCCGAAAATTACTGTTCGCGGCGTTGGTATTCGTCGTTATGCGCCATCCGTGCCAGATTTAGGAACTGTTCGTATTTCTGAGCCAGCAACGGGTTCCAAATTGGAGAATGTGATTATTACGGATAGCGCTACCACTGGTTTGCAAATTAGTACGGCGGATGTGACGCTTCAAAATGTAACTGTTACAAATAGCGGCCTGCTCGGAATCGGGACGAACCGAGCGCATAATTTAAAAGCCGATAAACTCTATGTCGCTAATAGTAACCTCGAGAATTTTAATATGAGCCCAATTGCATCTGGTATAAAATTAAGTCGTAGCTATAGTACAGTGATTTCAAATAGTAAAATTGGTGATAATAAATCAGTCGGGCTGTGGTTTGACGAAGATTGCTATGATGCGACGGTTGTGAACAATGAAATTTCTAATAATATGAGTACGGGTATAGCTTTTGAACTGAGTTCGCTGGCCAAAATCGCGAATAATCGGATTAATAATAACGCTGGATATGGTCTGCATATTTTTAACTCGGATCAAATGGAAGTTTGGAATAACACTCTGACAGGTAGTCCGATGTCAATTCTCATTCAGCAGGATAGTCGCAAGCCGGAAAAGGATCGTTATTGGGCACCTCACGTGTATTCAAAAGATATTTCTTGGTATGTGAACACTATCAAAATTTCCAACAATATTCTCGGCTTACCAACAAAAATGGCGAGCCCATGGGGAGGCGTTGTGGCGCTTCGGGATGAGACGTATCAACGAACTGGGAACCAAATGGGTGTGAGTTTAAACGGTAATGTGTATTATCGCACTGGTTTAGAAGGCGCGACAACACTTGTTCAATGGTCAACTAAAACAGCCGGGATTAAAGATTGGAATAGTTTTACGAACCTTGCAGCTTTCCGAAAGGCAACAGGGCAAGATAGCCGTTCGATTGAAATGACGGAAAATAGTACCCCGTTAAATACAAATGGTTTTGCGCGGTATGATATTCAGCAACAAGCAAGTGCAGTAGCTTCGCCAATTAAGCACGCGATTGCCATAGCTTCTGATTTGCCGTCAGGTGAGAAATTTCTTGGACCAACACCTAATTTGCTTGGAAATTTAGACAGGGTGGACGCGAAACAAATCATCGGATGGGCTTGGAATCCAGATGAACCTACGTCGATATCGACCAATCTTAAAATAAACATTTACGATGAACAGCATGTGGTTGTTGACACGATTACGACTGAGGCGAATCAATATCGAGCTGATATACAGAAAGCAGGTTTTGGAAGTGGTTACGGGGGCTTTGCGTACACGATTGATTGGAATAAATACCCGAAAAATAAAAAGTATCGTGTTGTAGTTTTTGCCGCGGATAATGCAGGTGTGTATAACCCGTTGCCGAATGTTCGGTATTATGCTAATTAG
- a CDS encoding AbrB/MazE/SpoVT family DNA-binding domain-containing protein encodes MEYVNGDEKLTFDAGVYDEPFEGTLNLSGDTFPNSISIYNVDTSWDNKFISEGGIFMTTVSIKKWGNSKAVRIPNNILNALNLHENDKLNIEVVDNQMILTKTVAELTIEDLFANYEGETFQTKLQEFEPMGNEKW; translated from the coding sequence GTGGAATATGTGAATGGCGATGAGAAATTGACTTTTGATGCCGGAGTGTATGATGAACCCTTTGAAGGAACTTTGAATCTGAGTGGTGATACTTTCCCAAATTCGATAAGTATATACAATGTAGACACATCATGGGATAATAAATTTATAAGTGAAGGAGGGATTTTCATGACCACCGTCAGTATTAAAAAGTGGGGGAATAGCAAGGCTGTTCGTATTCCCAATAATATTTTAAATGCTTTAAATCTACATGAGAATGACAAGCTTAATATTGAAGTTGTTGATAATCAAATGATTCTTACCAAAACAGTTGCTGAGTTGACTATTGAGGATTTATTCGCAAATTACGAGGGTGAGACTTTCCAAACAAAGCTACAAGAATTTGAACCAATGGGGAATGAAAAATGGTAA
- the ygjK gene encoding alpha-glucosidase, with amino-acid sequence MKKKRYLFISLGIILLIVAGVVGFNLLNKDKKEEQTSDLIEKAPKPEVSNFKNVIDISANPTENMYGNYDTNRFNNFSDLGAWHGYYLPDGNSPEILGGFAGPVIIGEEYPANLAKTFNKIQIANDDTKTTYDLSKASTDFAYYPGKLVQTYELDDLTLELDLIFTSNRSALVKTNITNKTEKPLHLSLSWQGTLLNKLNDGSDTIDLKQTLESTANGVQVNFPDMREIWTFFSTKQTKYSIYHDMPVVNDVASNTYTSKAKSPITIAPNKDFATFAVESYTFTDQELQDEKANWDSYITDQDKLFKSNNTRWQGYLDKTFADAKNKNYPEYQNAAVKTVETLTTNWRSPAGAIKHDGIIPSMSYKWFIGLWSWDSWKEAVATVNFNPELAKNSVRALFDYQIQADDSVLPQDSGAIIDAIFYNKTAERGGDGGNWNERNSKPPLSAWAVWSIYEATKDKDFLKEMYPKLVNYHDWWYSNRDHNKNGIAEYGSMVSDANWKKDANDKNIKDANGNLELNDEAVIEAAAWESGMDNAVRFDQDGVGKNDPGVLVLENKDSADKVIGYSINQESVDLNAYLYAEKGFLVSMAEVLGKDDDADKYKKEAEKVQTYIEKNMYDKDTGFYYDLQINGDNSKTKLLVNRGKGTEGWIPLWANLSDKDKAASVRENMLSPNKFNTYVPFPTASKDNPRFSATEYWRGPVWLDQALFGVEALQNYGYKADATVLSKNLFNHANGLMGNEPIHENYDPLTGDGLSTRNFSWSSAAYYLMYQNTIVGDKTTSQTGIEK; translated from the coding sequence ATGAAAAAGAAGCGTTACTTATTTATCAGTTTGGGTATTATTCTGCTAATTGTAGCCGGAGTCGTCGGTTTTAATCTGCTGAATAAAGACAAAAAAGAGGAACAAACATCGGATTTAATCGAAAAAGCACCGAAACCAGAGGTATCCAATTTTAAGAATGTTATTGATATCTCGGCAAATCCGACCGAAAATATGTACGGAAATTATGATACGAACAGGTTTAATAATTTCTCGGATCTTGGCGCTTGGCACGGCTATTATTTACCCGATGGCAATTCACCTGAAATACTCGGCGGCTTTGCTGGCCCTGTTATCATCGGTGAAGAGTATCCAGCGAATTTGGCGAAAACTTTCAATAAAATTCAAATCGCAAACGATGATACAAAAACGACTTATGATTTGAGCAAGGCTAGTACTGATTTTGCGTATTATCCTGGCAAGCTAGTCCAGACTTACGAACTCGACGATTTAACGCTAGAATTAGACTTGATTTTTACTAGTAATCGTTCGGCGCTCGTCAAAACGAATATCACGAACAAAACGGAGAAACCGCTTCATTTATCGCTTTCTTGGCAGGGAACGTTGCTTAATAAGCTGAATGACGGCAGTGACACGATCGACTTGAAGCAAACACTCGAATCAACCGCTAATGGAGTTCAAGTTAATTTTCCTGATATGAGAGAAATTTGGACGTTCTTCTCCACGAAACAAACGAAGTATTCTATCTACCATGATATGCCAGTTGTGAATGATGTTGCCAGTAATACATATACATCAAAGGCGAAAAGTCCGATCACAATCGCGCCAAATAAGGATTTCGCGACGTTTGCCGTGGAAAGTTATACGTTCACGGATCAAGAATTGCAGGATGAAAAAGCGAATTGGGACTCGTACATTACGGACCAAGATAAGCTATTCAAAAGCAATAATACACGCTGGCAAGGTTATTTAGACAAGACTTTTGCCGACGCGAAAAATAAAAACTACCCCGAATATCAAAATGCTGCTGTGAAAACGGTTGAAACGCTGACTACAAACTGGCGGAGTCCAGCTGGCGCGATTAAGCATGATGGCATTATTCCGTCGATGTCCTACAAATGGTTTATCGGACTGTGGTCCTGGGATTCTTGGAAAGAAGCCGTCGCAACGGTGAATTTCAACCCCGAACTAGCGAAAAATAGCGTACGCGCTCTATTTGACTATCAAATCCAAGCAGATGATTCCGTTTTACCACAGGATTCTGGCGCGATTATCGATGCCATTTTCTACAATAAAACCGCGGAACGTGGCGGAGACGGCGGAAACTGGAATGAGCGTAATTCGAAGCCACCACTTTCAGCTTGGGCGGTCTGGAGCATTTACGAAGCGACGAAAGATAAGGATTTTTTGAAGGAAATGTATCCGAAATTAGTGAATTATCATGACTGGTGGTATTCCAACCGCGATCACAACAAGAACGGCATCGCAGAGTACGGTAGCATGGTCAGTGACGCCAACTGGAAAAAAGATGCGAACGACAAGAATATCAAAGACGCAAACGGTAATTTGGAGCTGAATGATGAAGCTGTCATCGAAGCCGCTGCGTGGGAAAGTGGCATGGATAACGCCGTTCGCTTTGACCAAGATGGTGTCGGTAAGAACGATCCTGGCGTGCTAGTTTTAGAAAATAAAGATAGCGCGGATAAGGTGATCGGCTACTCTATCAATCAAGAATCCGTCGATTTAAACGCCTACCTTTATGCTGAAAAAGGCTTCCTCGTTTCCATGGCGGAAGTGCTAGGTAAGGACGACGACGCGGATAAATACAAAAAAGAAGCCGAAAAAGTGCAAACATACATCGAAAAAAATATGTATGACAAAGACACTGGTTTCTATTACGATTTACAAATAAACGGCGATAATTCCAAGACAAAACTGCTTGTGAATCGCGGTAAAGGGACGGAAGGCTGGATTCCGCTTTGGGCAAATCTATCTGACAAGGACAAAGCCGCGAGCGTACGAGAAAATATGCTTTCTCCAAATAAGTTCAACACCTACGTGCCATTCCCAACTGCGTCCAAAGACAACCCACGTTTTAGCGCAACTGAATATTGGCGCGGACCCGTCTGGCTCGATCAAGCCCTGTTCGGTGTAGAAGCCTTGCAAAATTACGGCTACAAAGCAGATGCAACAGTCCTATCGAAGAACTTATTTAACCACGCAAACGGTTTGATGGGTAACGAACCTATTCACGAAAACTACGACCCGCTTACAGGCGATGGCTTGAGTACTCGAAACTTCAGTTGGTCCTCTGCCGCGTATTATTTAATGTATCAAAATACGATTGTAGGCGACAAAACAACGAGTCAAACTGGGATTGAGAAATAA
- a CDS encoding LPXTG cell wall anchor domain-containing protein: MYLKEKSISIALVFGLTFSTVSPVFAEEATPQQDSQQQVGWATTDVTAKPNVHVTQGYYIIPADFVQIFSQDRSPVLTYKDGVVAQNDKVGNFDTTIVVTFNDGTTKEITVNYTVDADPSITPTPDPDPVKPDPEKPVTPDPDPEKPITPDPEKPVDPVKPDPEKPVDPEKPVKPDPEKPVDPEKPVTPDPEKPVKPETTEFATAKNHVTVELNDTTVTPSTFVTKDAANVALSFKTQPVTNKLGAQSVQILATNGSDSKTITVNYTVVDTTKPFIAQEEDVFYVWPGEEWTADELVTVSDGSGYVEVSFQNGQTYLDTTTPGAHSTVIVAKDASGNISTVNFQYQVISVMGVMLYSAPSVNFDMSTDTDIYGGTEPDTTLFVITEESEEVLAETRVDYSGSYHAVLDRALQPGETAYLIAVDDNGGVSDVTHYTYGTKQVQEVKSETISKAPANTATEQQPTQQATAGSGEIVPTRVGELPKTGDSNTNGFVVFGLLLSATALFYMRKR; encoded by the coding sequence ATGTACCTAAAAGAAAAATCGATTAGCATCGCGCTAGTATTCGGACTAACTTTTTCAACTGTAAGTCCTGTATTTGCCGAGGAAGCGACACCCCAACAAGATTCACAGCAACAAGTTGGTTGGGCAACTACTGACGTCACAGCAAAACCTAATGTTCACGTAACACAAGGTTATTACATTATTCCAGCTGATTTTGTGCAAATTTTTAGCCAAGATCGCTCTCCAGTCTTAACCTATAAGGATGGTGTAGTAGCACAGAACGACAAAGTGGGAAATTTCGATACAACAATCGTCGTTACTTTCAATGACGGGACAACGAAGGAAATCACGGTCAACTATACAGTGGACGCAGATCCGAGCATAACACCTACGCCCGATCCAGACCCTGTAAAACCTGATCCTGAAAAACCGGTTACGCCAGATCCTGATCCAGAGAAGCCTATAACTCCAGACCCAGAGAAGCCTGTGGACCCAGTAAAACCTGATCCAGAGAAGCCGGTAGATCCTGAAAAACCTGTGAAACCCGATCCAGAGAAACCGGTAGATCCTGAAAAGCCTGTAACTCCTGATCCTGAAAAGCCTGTGAAACCAGAAACGACTGAGTTTGCGACAGCGAAAAACCACGTCACAGTAGAACTCAATGATACAACTGTTACTCCAAGTACTTTTGTAACGAAAGATGCTGCTAACGTGGCACTTTCATTCAAAACACAACCAGTAACTAACAAACTTGGCGCACAGTCTGTACAAATTCTGGCAACAAATGGTTCGGATTCAAAAACAATCACTGTTAATTACACGGTTGTAGACACAACGAAACCATTTATCGCTCAAGAGGAAGATGTCTTTTACGTATGGCCAGGTGAAGAATGGACTGCAGACGAGCTCGTAACTGTATCAGATGGCTCTGGTTATGTTGAAGTTTCTTTCCAAAATGGGCAAACGTACTTAGATACAACAACACCAGGTGCTCATAGTACAGTCATCGTAGCTAAGGACGCTAGTGGCAACATTTCTACGGTTAATTTCCAATATCAAGTTATATCAGTAATGGGCGTAATGCTATATTCTGCGCCATCTGTCAACTTTGATATGAGTACAGATACAGACATTTACGGTGGTACAGAGCCAGATACAACGCTTTTCGTTATTACAGAGGAGAGCGAAGAAGTTCTTGCTGAAACACGCGTGGACTACTCTGGTAGCTATCATGCCGTTCTTGATCGCGCACTACAACCTGGTGAAACAGCTTACCTGATTGCAGTCGATGATAACGGTGGTGTCAGTGACGTAACGCATTACACCTATGGTACGAAACAAGTGCAAGAAGTAAAATCAGAAACAATTTCTAAAGCTCCAGCGAACACAGCAACAGAGCAACAACCAACACAACAAGCTACTGCTGGATCTGGTGAAATCGTACCTACAAGAGTAGGAGAGTTACCAAAAACAGGAGATTCAAACACAAACGGATTTGTTGTCTTCGGTCTACTACTTTCTGCAACAGCACTATTCTACATGAGAAAACGCTAA